The DNA region GCACATGATATGAAAGGTTATTTTGGGTTTCTTGTCAATGATTCATCACAATGGCTGACATAATTTCATGTTGTTGTATTTGGCTGGGAGCAACAATCATAAACCAACCATCTAGGAGCAACACCCATAATGCAATGGTGGACCAAAGATCTAAAATACCTTCAAGAATTTGACATTCTTCCCTAGAAGTCAGATCAAACAGAGGCTAGRACACAAGCCTGTACGTGTGAACATTGTCACCTTATTTCTTTGGTATTTTATTTCCTTTCTATTTTGAAAGTATACCAACCCATGTGTTATTATAAATTGCTGTATTTACATATAGACTGAACTTTGTAGCtttacagacagataatcagCAACCATTCACAGAATTACAAAATGTGGTTCCTGAATCCTGAATGACATAATCACACTACCAGATTGATAGAACAGAACTCACCAGCAATATCAAGGTCAACCTTGTAGTGGATGAGATGCGTGTGCAGGTTGCCCAGAACGTAGTTATACACCTTGGACCCGTAGTGTAGTCCGTTAGGCGTGAAGAAAGTGGCGTGGATGTAACCGGTGGCACTGaccctggactccatcactccgTTCTGATAGAAGAGGAAGTCCCAGATGTAGTCGTAGTTATAGACGGTGGAGGTGGTCCGAAGCACCAGCACGTGATTCTCCAGACCCCCGAAAAAGTTGTAGCCCCCTTGGGAGTTATTGTTGAAGTGCCTCCTCAGAGGCATCCCCGTGGtcatctcaaacacacacagggcgTTCTTGTAATGTACAGGCTTGTCCGTATCGTAGTAATGGTGCAGGTCTAGAAAGGTGGCGATTTCAGGGCAGTCGATGCCAGGCGCCAGCTCGTAGTCATGGGTGCCCATGACCCAGCCAGCGTCAATGTATTTGGTCTGCATGGCGGCGGGGGTGTCGCCTGAATAGAAGGCAATGGCCTCCTGGAGACTGACCTCGTAGGCGATGCGCTCTCCGTTGAAGCGCAGGTCGAAGATCTGGAGGCCGGCGGAGGAGCGGACACGGAAGGCGAAGGACCAGCCAGCATATTCCACAAAGTTCCCATCCACATGGTAGCGAGGGCCTTGGGGCTCCACCAGCTTGGGCCCGTGGATGTCAGTGCGGGTGTTGCTGTGCCCACGGGGAATGTAAGTGGAGTACAAGTCCTCGTTGTCATGGTCAGGAAGTTTGACTTTCTCCAGCGTTCCTTTCTCGTATTGTTCCGCCAGTTCCTCCACCTTGTCAAAGTACTGGCCATTGTACCACACCTTCTCCACCGTCCAGCGCTCAGGGTCCAGGTCTTTATGATTCACAAGGACCTCAAAGCCCACAGGATGGATGAAGTAGCCCTCCACAAACTTCTGCAGCATGATCCAGGTCCTCCTCTCACCCGACTCCAAACCACGGGGTGCAATGTCAGAGAACGTCAGGCAGCGGTCGGTACAGTTGTGGAAGGAAAATCCCCCCGTGGTCTCAAACAGCACCTTGTGGACCTTGGCGGTGATCTTCTGCAAGATGTCGATTATGTGCGAGTACTCAGCCACTGTAATGGGCCGTGACTCAAACCGAATGGGCTTGTCTCCCTTGAAGGTCTTCTCCCTGTACGAAGTAGGAAAGGGAAGTGGACTCACGATGATCTCGGTGATGTTGGGCTGGGACTGGTTCCCGAACTGCACCACCACCCTGGCCTGGCGCGTGGGCTTGGCCTGGCCCCGGTTCAGGGCCCTCAGTGCCTTGTGCTTGCGGGGCAGGTGGAGCTCCATCAGCAGAATGCTATTCTTCTTCAGGGACTTGCCCCGGGCCGCTGTCAGACCCAGCTCTGGCTTTCCTTGCAGGTAGTCCCGGACATGGCGCATCTCATTGGGGGTCAGGTCGGCGAACATTGATGCCCCGTGGTGAGCCCACTCCCGACCACGGTCAGCTTCACACACATCCAGAGCGAGCAGCAGCACCAGCAGACAGAAGCACCTCATGGCCATGTCTACTGAGACCCAActgggagagaagacagacagccaGTGCAGAATGTGTTCTTATAGTCACCAACCTGTTGTTTTTCCTGTTCGACCCTTGCACTTGAGCTATAAGCCTATTGTCTGAAGCTTATCTAATAAAAGCACTTGAGTAAACCCTCTACTGATCTTATAGCCTTCTCTGTTTCATCCAGTGCTTCCTACGCTGAaaagaaaaacatactttacagcATATCTGGCATCCAGATACAGACATATTCCCCCCACACCCTTCTCTCCACATCGGGCAACgcaaccttcctcctcctcctcctcctcctcctcctcctcctcctcctccctcctcctcctccccccaggTGAATCTGGGATTTATGTTTTACAGTTGCCTCTTTCAAACAGTTAGATGTTATAACATGCTCCTTTAACCCTATTTATGTAATATTGCGATATGCTGCGATGAGGCTgaacttaaaaagcatgtaaaTCAGTGCGCTGTAGGCAATGCATGCCTTTGCAACAAAGAAACTGACCTACCTACGGTATGCACTTCAAATGTTGAAGGCACAGAGTGAAACAATGTTGCTTTATCCAGAACCAGAACACCCAAGCAGTTGAATCCGTCCCGTTGCAGTCCCAATGGAAGATACCTAGTATGACAACAGGGCTCAATGAACAGATGTTtatatattgtcacgttcctgacctattttatgtgtttttgtatatgtttagttggtcagggcgtgagttggggtgggcattgtatgttttgtgtttagatcactgttaatcagccttatatggttctcaatcagagacaggtggtttacgttttcctctgattgggaaccatatataggctggctgttcacactgttttgttgtgggtgattgtctcctgtgtttgtgtctgcgcaccacacgggattgtttcggtgttatttcgtttgatgtagtctgtttcctgctcgtgagttcttcgtgtctattattgtaagttccatgttcaggtttcgtctacgttgtccgtttgttattttgtatttctgaagtctagttcgtgtcagtgttcgtctgttttttcaataaatcattatgtcagcacacctcgctgcgcattggtctaccgatccttctctcctctcctcgtccgaggaggaggaagacgacacccgttacagaatcacccaccaaccgaggaccaagcggcggggagagctcaacagagcaaccaggactcgtggacttggacgaattttggagggaaaaggacactgggcgcacattggaatatcgccgcgctcgtgaggagatggaggcagcgagagcccaacagcggtgtatgaggaggcagcaaggagacgtggctggaagcctgaaagcccgtgagtactacccaaaaatttcttggagggggctaaaggggagtgtggcgaagccgggttggatacctgagcaaactcccgggcttgccgtggagtaagagggcgtcgtactgtcagacaccgtgttatgcggtaaagcgcacggtgtccccagtacgcgtgcttagcccagtgcgggctattccaccttgccgcactgggagggctaggttgggcatcgagccgagtgccatgaagccggcccaacgtatctggtcttcagtacgtctcctcgggccggcgtacatggcaccagcttacaggtggtgtccccggttcgcctgcttagcccagtgcgggctattccacccgccgcactggcagggctacggggaccattcaacctggtagggttggggaggctcggtgctcaagagcacgtgtcctccttcacggtccggtatatccgcgccaccttcccaccccagctcagtaccaccagttcctacaccacgcaccaggcttccagtgcatctccagatccctgttcctcctccacgcactctccctatggtgcgtgtctccagcccagtgcctccagttccggcaccacgcaccaagcctcctgtgcgtctccagagccctgtacgcactgttccttctcccccgcactcgccctgaggtgcgtgccctcagcccggtacctccagttccggtaccacgcaccaggcctagagtgcgccacgagagtccagtgtgccctgttgttgttcccgcactagcctgaaggtgcgtgtcctgcccggtacctccagttccggtaccacgcaccaggcctacagtgcgtctcagccggccagagtctgccgtctgcccagcggcgcctgaactgcccgtctgcccagcgcgcgcctgaactgcccgtctgcccagcggcgcctgaactgcccgtctgcccagcggcgcctgaactgcccgtctgcccagcggtgcctgaactgcccgtctgcccagcggcgcctgaactgcccgtctgcccagcggcgcctgaaatgcccgtctgccatacgccgtctgaactgtccgtctgccatgagcctgcaaagccgcccgtctgccatgagcctgcaaagccgcccgtctgccatgagcctacagagccgtccgccagacaggagccgctagagccgtccgccagacaggagccgctagagccttccgccagaccggatcagtcagagccttccgccagaccggatcagccagagccttccgccagaccggatcagccagagccttccgccagaccggatcagccagagccttccgccagaccggatcagccagagccttccgccagaccggatcagccagagccttccgccagaccggatcagccagagccttccgccagaccggatcagccagagccttcagccagccatgaccgtccaggccgtcagcgagccatgaccgtccagagccgtcagcgagccatgaccgtccagagccgtcagcgagccatgaccgtccagagccgtcagcgagccatgaccgtccagagccgtcagcgagccatgaccgtccagagccgtcagcgagccatgaccgtccagagccgtcagccagccatgaccgtccagagccgtcagccagccatgaccgtccagagccgtcaaccagccaagagcgtccagagccagccagccaggatccg from Salvelinus sp. IW2-2015 linkage group LG14, ASM291031v2, whole genome shotgun sequence includes:
- the LOC111972976 gene encoding diamine oxidase [copper-containing]-like, whose amino-acid sequence is MAMRCFCLLVLLLALDVCEADRGREWAHHGASMFADLTPNEMRHVRDYLQGKPELGLTAARGKSLKKNSILLMELHLPRKHKALRALNRGQAKPTRQARVVVQFGNQSQPNITEIIVSPLPFPTSYREKTFKGDKPIRFESRPITVAEYSHIIDILQKITAKVHKVLFETTGGFSFHNCTDRCLTFSDIAPRGLESGERRTWIMLQKFVEGYFIHPVGFEVLVNHKDLDPERWTVEKVWYNGQYFDKVEELAEQYEKGTLEKVKLPDHDNEDLYSTYIPRGHSNTRTDIHGPKLVEPQGPRYHVDGNFVEYAGWSFAFRVRSSAGLQIFDLRFNGERIAYEVSLQEAIAFYSGDTPAAMQTKYIDAGWVMGTHDYELAPGIDCPEIATFLDLHHYYDTDKPVHYKNALCVFEMTTGMPLRRHFNNNSQGGYNFFGGLENHVLVLRTTSTVYNYDYIWDFLFYQNGVMESRVSATGYIHATFFTPNGLHYGSKVYNYVLGNLHTHLIHYKVDLDIAGRENSFESMNLKYVNFTNPWSHKHSVVQSKLVKTQHQTERGAAFRFGKKFPRYVHFYNPNEKNKWGHQKGYRIQYNSHANSVLPRGWMEENGISWSRYPLAVTKHKDSEPTSSSIYTQNDPWEPVVSFEDYICNDENIINQDLVAWVTVGFLHVPHSEDIPNTSTPGNAVGFFLRPFNFFDADPSLASRSTVIVRQDKEGKPKVQRWTPEVVGHCVTDRPFFYNGTYAGV